Part of the bacterium BMS3Abin14 genome, TTCCGGGTTAAGCGCGAAGCGAAGCTGGTCCACGGCGAAGCCGAGCGATTAAACCCGGAGGTCGTGGCCCATGCGCCCCCTCGCCCATGCACCCCTATACTCCACTACCTCCCCCGGAAACTCCCAGGAGCTCTGAAACCATCTGCATAGAACACCAGACCACTTTCAGGAGGTCCCGCTGGACTTTGAGCGCCGTGGCGGGATGGTCTTTTGAAAATTGTTCGAAGTCGTTCCTCCGGACGGTAAGGATATTGGATGGATCGGTCGCCACCGCCCGTACCGGGGAAAGATGCTCGGGCCCGAGAAGGGCCCACTCACCGAAGGTCTCCCACTGCCCAAGAACAAGTTCCCCGCCGCTCTCAAGTTCAGGGGCCGTGAGGACCGCACTGCCCTTTTCGATAAAGCAGAACCGGTCGCTCACTGCCTTCGATTCCAGCAGTACCGCCCCCCGTTCGAATTTTTTCTCAGAGACGATCCGCGCAAACTGTGCCAGTTCCTGATCCGTCAGGCTCTGGAACATACCGCTCTTCCGAAGAGGCATTATTTTGGCCATGAGCAGGTCCTCCGGTATGCAGCCCTGACAGGGTCGGTGCCAGTTGCTATAAACAACATTAACTGTGTTTCATAAACCATTAATATCAGAGATGTATTTATCCTTTAATGTGGCGTAATGCTCCATTGTAGCTACCATCATCTCCCTCTCGTCGTCTCGAAGTGGACGTGCAGTCTTTGCCGGAATCCCGAGGGCGAGATGACCCGACGGCACCACTGTGCCCGGCGTGACAACGGCCCCGGCGCCTACCATGGCGCCCGGCTCGATCACCGCGCCGTCAAGGACGCGCGACCCTGTCCCGATCAGGCAGCCGTCCCCTATTTTACACCCGTGGACTACAGCCGAATGCCCCACTGTCACCCCGGATCCGATAAACAGTGGATATTTTTCAGATGTTACGTGAAGAACCGAACCGTCCTGTATATTTGTGCTGCTTCCTATCCGTATGAAATTTACATCCCCCCGGACCACAACCTGGAACCAGAAACTGGAATCATCCCCCGCGTGTACGTCTCCGATAATGGCCGCCGTGGGGGCGACGTAGACTGAATCCCCGATGACGGGCAAGGTTCCGTCGAAAGGAAGGATGTTCGCCCTCAAAGACCGATCCGTTCCGCGATACCTTTCATGGAGTTCAGGCTCAGTTCAAGAAACTCCTCCAACTCCAGATCCATTTCCTCGCAAGCCCTGATCTGGTCCCTGTCGGCGCCGCGGGCGAACTGCTTTTCCTTGAACCGTTTTTTAAGGCTTTTGAGCTTTACCGGCTCGAGCTTCTTCTCCGGCCGAATGAGGGCTGCAGCAACCACGAGCCCTGTCACCGGGTCCGCCGCATACAGGGCCCGGTCAAGGAGGGTTTCCCTTTCGACATGCCCCGCATGGGCGACGATGGCATGGAGGATCTCCTCGGAGATGCCCTTCTCCCTCAGGATCTCGGAGGTCACGTAGCCATGACGGGGGAAATCGTCTACCGTCTCAGTATAGTCCAGATCGTGCACGAGGCCGGCGAACCCCCATTTATCCGGGTCCTCACCGAGATGGTCCGCCAGCGCCCTCATAACGGCCTCCGTGGCCAACATGTGGTTCCTCAGACTCGATTCCGC contains:
- a CDS encoding cyclic nucleotide-binding domain protein, giving the protein MAKIMPLRKSGMFQSLTDQELAQFARIVSEKKFERGAVLLESKAVSDRFCFIEKGSAVLTAPELESGGELVLGQWETFGEWALLGPEHLSPVRAVATDPSNILTVRRNDFEQFSKDHPATALKVQRDLLKVVWCSMQMVSELLGVSGGGSGV
- a CDS encoding UDP-3-O-[3-hydroxymyristoyl] glucosamine N-acyltransferase, with the translated sequence MRANILPFDGTLPVIGDSVYVAPTAAIIGDVHAGDDSSFWFQVVVRGDVNFIRIGSSTNIQDGSVLHVTSEKYPLFIGSGVTVGHSAVVHGCKIGDGCLIGTGSRVLDGAVIEPGAMVGAGAVVTPGTVVPSGHLALGIPAKTARPLRDDEREMMVATMEHYATLKDKYISDINGL
- a CDS encoding phosphodiesterase; the protein is MTREEAQDLVYEMVAESSLRNHMLATEAVMRALADHLGEDPDKWGFAGLVHDLDYTETVDDFPRHGYVTSEILREKGISEEILHAIVAHAGHVERETLLDRALYAADPVTGLVVAAALIRPEKKLEPVKLKSLKKRFKEKQFARGADRDQIRACEEMDLELEEFLELSLNSMKGIAERIGL